The proteins below are encoded in one region of bacterium:
- a CDS encoding SCO family protein, whose translation MLIFFGYTHCPDVCPTGLQVMSTAIRRLGPLAERIRPVFISLDPARDTPEVLRRRFKRRREPAI comes from the coding sequence CTGCTCATCTTCTTCGGCTACACCCACTGCCCGGACGTCTGCCCGACGGGACTTCAGGTGATGAGCACCGCGATTCGCCGCCTCGGACCACTGGCGGAGCGCATCCGGCCGGTCTTCATCAGCCTCGATCCCGCCCGGGATACTCCCGAAGTCTTGAGGCGGAGATTCAAGCGGCGACGAGAGCCTGCGATATGA
- a CDS encoding DUF2855 family protein, with product MPDTDFMVNKSDWKDCRFLSAEIPAEIEEGQALLRVDRFAFTANNISYCLAGDSLNYWNFYPAPEGWGRIPTMGFGDVIQSKHPDVAVGQRVFGFFPMSKYLIVQPAATGDGFTDTAAHRAETAPVYRQYSRTDLDPNYDPAREDQIALMRGLFMTSFLVDDYIADNDHFGARAALVSSASSKTSIALGFLLSKRGHGPVIGLTSASNASFVESLGFYDRVVTYDQITSVPNDVPSVFVDMAGNAEFKSALHHHFGDQLKLSCSVGATHWEKAGGGNVLSGGGADLPGPKPEFFFAPGQIQKRAKDWGPAGLQERIGQAWGEFANASDNWLKVVRGYGPSVVEKVFKDTLEGRCAPNEGHVISVWDNELEASGR from the coding sequence ATTCCCGACACCGATTTCATGGTCAACAAGAGCGACTGGAAGGACTGTCGCTTCCTCTCGGCCGAGATCCCCGCTGAGATTGAAGAGGGACAGGCGCTTCTACGCGTCGATCGATTCGCTTTCACGGCCAATAACATCTCCTACTGCCTGGCGGGCGACTCGCTGAACTACTGGAATTTCTATCCGGCACCCGAAGGTTGGGGACGCATCCCGACCATGGGCTTTGGCGATGTCATCCAGTCAAAACACCCGGATGTAGCGGTCGGGCAGCGCGTCTTCGGCTTCTTCCCGATGTCGAAATACCTGATCGTGCAACCGGCGGCTACGGGAGACGGATTCACCGACACGGCGGCCCATCGGGCCGAGACCGCACCCGTGTACCGCCAGTACTCGCGCACGGATCTGGACCCGAACTACGATCCCGCGCGGGAAGACCAGATTGCGCTGATGCGCGGACTGTTCATGACTTCGTTTCTAGTCGATGACTACATCGCCGACAATGACCATTTCGGAGCTCGCGCGGCGTTGGTTTCCAGTGCGTCGAGCAAGACTTCAATCGCACTGGGCTTCCTGCTTTCGAAGCGCGGCCACGGCCCGGTCATCGGCTTGACCTCCGCAAGCAATGCCTCTTTCGTCGAGAGCCTGGGATTCTACGACCGGGTCGTCACCTACGACCAGATCACGAGCGTTCCCAATGACGTGCCCAGCGTCTTCGTCGACATGGCCGGTAATGCGGAGTTCAAAAGCGCCCTGCACCACCACTTTGGCGACCAGCTCAAACTGAGTTGCAGCGTGGGTGCGACACATTGGGAAAAGGCCGGCGGCGGTAACGTGCTTTCCGGCGGAGGTGCGGATCTGCCCGGACCGAAGCCGGAGTTCTTCTTCGCACCGGGCCAGATCCAGAAACGGGCCAAAGACTGGGGTCCCGCGGGTCTGCAAGAACGTATCGGCCAGGCCTGGGGCGAGTTCGCCAACGCCTCCGACAACTGGTTGAAAGTCGTGCGGGGGTACGGTCCGTCGGTCGTCGAGAAAGTGTTCAAGGACACACTCGAGGGCCGCTGTGCCCCCAACGAAGGCCACGTGATCTCGGTCTGGGACAACGAGTTGGAAGCTTCCGGTAGATAG
- the xylA gene encoding xylose isomerase: protein MSEEFFPDVGKIAYEGPDSRSDLAFRHYDAERVVHGKRLVDHLRISACYWHGFGWPGSDVFGAGTFDRPWLASDGDALLQAEHRTDVAFEFFEKLGVPFFCFHDRDIAPEGGTFRESCTHLDHMVDRMAQHMERTGVRLLWGTANLFGHPRYAAGAATNPDPEVFAFAAAQVKHVLEATLRLGGENYVLWGGREGYETLLNTDLVRESDQLGRFMQLVVEHKHRIGFEGTLLIEPKPHEPTKHQYDRDVAHVFAFLQKYGLENEIRVNIEANHATLAGHSFQHEIAQALAYGIFGSIDANRGDPQNGWDTDQFPNSVEEMTLVLYEVLRGGGFSTGGFNFDAKLRRQSLHRNDLFHAHIGGIDTLARAFAAADTLLQDGQLQSNLEARYAGWQGDLGRGIRKGELSLDDLWKRVSDSEEDPEPVSGRQEQLENWVRRGIESSAGTD, encoded by the coding sequence ATGAGTGAGGAGTTCTTTCCGGACGTCGGCAAAATCGCGTACGAGGGTCCAGATTCACGAAGCGATCTGGCCTTTCGGCACTACGACGCCGAACGAGTCGTGCACGGCAAACGGCTCGTGGATCATCTGCGGATCTCGGCGTGCTACTGGCACGGGTTTGGCTGGCCGGGTAGCGATGTTTTTGGCGCCGGGACTTTCGATCGGCCCTGGCTCGCCAGCGACGGTGACGCTCTGCTCCAGGCGGAGCACAGAACCGATGTCGCGTTCGAGTTCTTCGAGAAGCTGGGCGTTCCGTTCTTCTGTTTTCACGATCGGGATATCGCTCCCGAAGGCGGGACGTTTCGCGAGAGCTGCACGCACCTGGATCATATGGTCGATCGCATGGCGCAACACATGGAACGCACTGGCGTGCGGCTGCTCTGGGGCACGGCGAACTTGTTTGGCCATCCACGCTACGCCGCGGGGGCCGCGACCAACCCCGACCCCGAGGTCTTCGCGTTTGCTGCAGCACAGGTCAAACACGTACTGGAAGCGACCTTGCGTCTGGGAGGCGAAAACTACGTGCTCTGGGGAGGGCGCGAAGGTTACGAAACTCTGCTCAACACGGACCTGGTCCGCGAGTCCGATCAGCTGGGTCGCTTCATGCAGTTGGTCGTCGAACACAAACATCGGATCGGCTTTGAAGGCACTCTTTTGATCGAGCCGAAACCGCATGAACCCACGAAGCACCAGTACGATCGAGACGTGGCGCATGTGTTCGCATTCCTGCAGAAGTACGGACTCGAGAACGAGATCCGGGTGAACATCGAAGCGAACCACGCAACTCTGGCTGGCCACAGTTTCCAGCACGAAATCGCTCAGGCTCTGGCCTACGGGATCTTCGGCAGCATCGATGCGAACCGAGGTGATCCACAGAATGGCTGGGACACCGATCAGTTCCCGAATAGCGTCGAAGAAATGACGTTAGTGCTCTACGAAGTCCTGCGCGGGGGCGGGTTCAGCACGGGTGGTTTCAACTTCGATGCAAAACTACGCCGTCAAAGCCTGCACCGGAATGATCTCTTCCACGCTCACATCGGCGGAATCGACACGCTCGCGCGCGCGTTTGCGGCCGCCGATACTCTCCTTCAAGACGGTCAACTACAGAGCAACCTCGAAGCACGTTATGCAGGCTGGCAGGGCGACCTGGGTCGTGGCATTCGCAAAGGCGAGTTGAGTCTCGATGATCTCTGGAAGCGGGTATCCGATTCCGAAGAAGATCCCGAGCCAGTATCCGGGCGCCAGGAGCAACTCGAAAACTGGGTTCGCCGGGGCATCGAAAGTTCAGCCGGAACCGACTGA
- a CDS encoding TetR/AcrR family transcriptional regulator has protein sequence MSRPISPAPDGRALRSQRNREAIVDAMLELIEEGSQQPTAEQVADFTGLGIRTVFRHLSDSERLFEAINARVSAEAAPLLQAARPEGDLRERVKMLVRVRSRFFERVAVYKRAGALKRWRSPFLRGRHGALVKELRMDLLRWLPELEGESSNLIDALDLLTSFEAWDRLRTEQDLGQKRALATIERSVLALVGEFAPA, from the coding sequence GTGAGTCGCCCGATCTCGCCTGCGCCCGACGGAAGGGCGCTGCGCTCCCAGCGCAATCGCGAGGCGATTGTCGATGCGATGTTGGAGTTGATCGAGGAGGGTTCTCAGCAGCCGACCGCAGAGCAGGTGGCCGATTTCACAGGTCTGGGGATCCGAACGGTTTTTCGGCACCTGTCGGACTCAGAGAGGCTATTCGAGGCAATCAATGCGCGTGTCAGTGCAGAGGCCGCGCCTCTGCTCCAGGCGGCCCGACCCGAAGGGGATCTTCGCGAGCGAGTGAAGATGCTGGTGCGCGTGCGCAGTCGCTTCTTCGAGCGCGTCGCCGTCTACAAACGCGCCGGTGCGCTCAAGCGCTGGCGTTCGCCCTTCCTCCGCGGCCGCCACGGAGCTTTGGTGAAGGAACTGCGGATGGATCTCCTGCGCTGGTTGCCCGAACTCGAAGGCGAGTCTTCAAACCTGATCGATGCACTCGACCTCTTGACCTCTTTCGAAGCCTGGGACCGTCTTCGAACCGAGCAGGACCTGGGCCAGAAACGCGCGCTCGCCACGATCGAGCGCTCAGTACTGGCTCTGGTGGGCGAGTTTGCGCCCGCTTGA
- a CDS encoding MBL fold metallo-hydrolase, with the protein MIRRLLIGLVFAIFMIAVTLVLFRGPIAMTVMRQAAPQIMASDFVGSLDDGLHVLLCGAGGPLPDPQRSGPCVTVIAGKSVYVVDAGSGGSRNMQQMGVPPGLTEALFLTHFHSDHIDGLGELSMQRWAGSGRDSPLPVHAPGGVEEVVDGFNLAYRHDQGYRIAHHGAETVVPSGAGLKAVPFPLPTQRKSIVLISEAGLRVSAFQVEHAPVDPAVGYRFDYGGRSVVISGDTSKSDNLIFHARGVDLLIHEALDDKIVGVLEETATELDRPRLKKILSDIPGYHTSPVEAAEAAEEAGASHLLYYHVVPPLILPGMSAVFLEGTAKAFSGDITLGVDGTMISMPRDSQSIEVSKQ; encoded by the coding sequence TTGATCCGACGTCTACTCATCGGCCTGGTGTTCGCAATCTTCATGATCGCGGTCACTCTCGTGCTCTTCCGTGGCCCCATCGCCATGACGGTGATGCGCCAGGCCGCACCGCAGATCATGGCAAGTGATTTCGTCGGATCGCTCGACGACGGCCTGCACGTGTTGTTATGCGGCGCCGGTGGTCCACTCCCCGATCCGCAACGCTCGGGACCCTGTGTCACGGTGATCGCGGGCAAGTCCGTATACGTGGTGGATGCAGGTAGCGGAGGAAGCCGCAATATGCAGCAAATGGGCGTACCGCCCGGCCTCACAGAAGCGCTCTTCCTGACCCACTTCCACTCCGACCACATCGACGGCCTGGGGGAACTCTCCATGCAGCGCTGGGCGGGTTCCGGCCGGGACAGCCCATTACCGGTGCACGCCCCCGGTGGCGTGGAAGAAGTAGTCGACGGTTTCAATCTCGCCTACCGACACGATCAGGGTTATCGCATCGCTCATCACGGTGCGGAAACGGTCGTTCCGAGCGGTGCAGGCCTCAAAGCCGTGCCCTTCCCTCTTCCCACGCAGCGCAAATCGATCGTTCTGATCAGCGAAGCCGGTTTGCGCGTCAGCGCATTCCAGGTCGAGCACGCTCCGGTGGATCCCGCCGTCGGTTATCGATTCGACTACGGCGGTCGTTCGGTCGTGATCAGTGGCGACACCTCGAAATCCGATAACTTGATCTTTCACGCCCGCGGTGTGGATCTACTGATCCACGAGGCGCTGGACGACAAGATCGTCGGAGTACTGGAAGAAACAGCAACAGAACTCGACCGCCCGCGCCTGAAGAAGATCCTGTCCGACATCCCGGGCTACCACACATCACCGGTCGAAGCGGCGGAGGCCGCAGAAGAAGCCGGTGCAAGCCACCTTCTGTACTACCACGTCGTACCGCCGCTGATTCTCCCGGGCATGTCGGCAGTTTTCCTCGAGGGAACTGCGAAAGCATTCAGTGGAGACATCACGCTAGGTGTCGACGGTACAATGATCTCGATGCCGCGGGATTCGCAGAGCATCGAAGTTTCAAAACAGTAG
- a CDS encoding sulfatase, with protein sequence MKILRSIALGLGYPLALVLILGSVAIIARLVQVVFFYSPPALEHYEQKLSYLESLPKVDPKTVPNFIVILFDDLGWGDLSIQGNALIRTPRIDQVASEGLRMNHFYSSSPVCTPSRMGLLSGRYPGRRDIRVVYFPDESAVGIGRRFLGQENQLARDEIMIPEALRAAGYSTGMIGKWHLGGRPGHRPTDFGFDSWYGVLWSNDMWPLHLFRNDEIEREDARGFNFTGERDEERPLGAGGIDQTHLTQDYTHEAIDFLERNTDRPFFLYLSHNFPHVPHYASPEHAGESAGGLYGDVVEDLDRSTGAVLDALERLNLDENTLVIITSDNGADYLGSPGGLRGRKTQVYEGGQRVPMIVRWPGRIPENIQSDAMGMNIDLFPTLLGLAGLPMPEDRAIDGRDLTQVMTANAASPHDHLFYFSIWAPEPEAVRDHRYKYLLNTNDVGRNRPHLSRLDVDIEAHDLRRKHPEVAEELSQALQAKRKEIRDNPRGWH encoded by the coding sequence ATGAAGATCCTGCGAAGCATCGCCCTGGGATTGGGTTATCCGCTCGCACTCGTGTTGATCCTGGGTAGCGTCGCGATCATCGCGCGCCTGGTCCAGGTCGTATTCTTCTATTCGCCACCGGCGCTGGAACACTACGAGCAGAAACTGAGCTACCTGGAATCGCTCCCCAAGGTGGATCCGAAGACCGTGCCCAACTTCATCGTGATCCTTTTTGACGATCTGGGCTGGGGGGATCTTTCGATTCAAGGCAATGCGCTGATCCGCACGCCTCGCATCGATCAGGTCGCGTCCGAAGGCCTGCGCATGAATCACTTCTACTCCAGTTCTCCGGTCTGCACGCCGTCGCGCATGGGACTTCTTTCGGGTCGCTATCCGGGACGGCGCGATATTCGCGTCGTGTACTTCCCGGACGAGAGCGCGGTCGGAATCGGGCGCCGCTTCCTCGGACAGGAAAATCAACTGGCGCGCGATGAAATCATGATCCCGGAGGCGCTGCGTGCCGCCGGGTACTCGACGGGCATGATCGGCAAGTGGCATCTGGGCGGACGTCCGGGCCATCGCCCCACCGACTTCGGCTTCGACTCGTGGTACGGCGTGTTGTGGAGCAATGATATGTGGCCGTTGCATCTGTTTCGCAACGACGAGATTGAGCGCGAAGATGCCCGGGGATTCAATTTCACGGGCGAGCGCGATGAAGAAAGGCCCTTGGGTGCGGGCGGAATCGATCAGACGCATCTGACTCAGGACTACACGCATGAAGCGATCGACTTCCTGGAACGCAACACCGATCGGCCCTTCTTCCTGTATCTGTCTCATAACTTCCCGCACGTACCCCATTACGCATCGCCGGAGCACGCGGGTGAATCGGCGGGAGGACTTTACGGCGACGTGGTCGAGGATCTAGACCGCAGCACGGGTGCGGTACTCGACGCGCTCGAACGACTGAACCTCGACGAGAACACACTCGTAATCATCACCAGCGATAATGGCGCTGACTATCTGGGCAGCCCGGGAGGTTTACGCGGTCGCAAGACGCAGGTCTACGAAGGCGGCCAGCGCGTACCGATGATCGTACGCTGGCCCGGCCGGATTCCCGAGAACATCCAGAGCGACGCTATGGGTATGAACATCGACCTCTTCCCCACGCTTCTGGGACTCGCCGGACTTCCCATGCCCGAGGATCGGGCGATCGACGGTCGAGACTTGACACAGGTCATGACCGCGAACGCAGCCAGCCCTCACGACCATCTGTTCTACTTCTCGATCTGGGCCCCCGAACCCGAAGCGGTTCGAGATCATCGCTACAAGTACCTGCTCAATACGAATGACGTCGGTCGCAATCGCCCTCATCTTTCCCGGCTAGACGTCGACATCGAAGCCCACGACCTGCGGCGCAAGCATCCCGAAGTGGCCGAGGAGCTCTCGCAGGCGCTACAGGCCAAGCGCAAGGAGATCCGCGACAATCCACGAGGTTGGCACTGA
- a CDS encoding PEP-CTERM sorting domain-containing protein (PEP-CTERM proteins occur, often in large numbers, in the proteomes of bacteria that also encode an exosortase, a predicted intramembrane cysteine proteinase. The presence of a PEP-CTERM domain at a protein's C-terminus predicts cleavage within the sorting domain, followed by covalent anchoring to some some component of the (usually Gram-negative) cell surface. Many PEP-CTERM proteins exhibit an unusual sequence composition that includes large numbers of potential glycosylation sites. Expression of one such protein has been shown restore the ability of a bacterium to form floc, a type of biofilm.) yields the protein MQATTDLHFGLVGGGISAPSSNGGCEAGASLCLDTDQVFELDPGVAPATGYVEYTGVGVGVTGLVDIDVASLGFSLIAGKSAAGGAEAILFTNLNYTGSITSFATGDPTVSFSSAAMGSGAGGITGNYTALDGGGGTVDSGTINATPVLTSLNCTISSGFGQCPMLYDVFTISIAGTDYDFLHAINPIVDPPLPEPSAALLLVLVLAGGAIARRSR from the coding sequence GTGCAAGCAACCACGGATCTTCACTTTGGCCTTGTAGGTGGCGGTATCTCTGCGCCGTCGAGCAACGGCGGATGTGAGGCCGGCGCCAGCCTTTGCCTCGATACAGATCAGGTCTTCGAACTCGATCCGGGTGTTGCGCCCGCGACCGGCTACGTCGAGTACACCGGCGTCGGCGTTGGTGTCACGGGTCTGGTCGATATCGATGTGGCATCGCTCGGCTTCTCCTTGATTGCCGGCAAGAGCGCCGCCGGCGGTGCCGAAGCCATTCTGTTCACGAATCTGAACTACACCGGTTCGATTACGAGCTTCGCAACCGGCGACCCGACCGTCAGCTTTAGCTCAGCCGCCATGGGTTCGGGCGCGGGCGGAATCACGGGCAATTACACGGCCCTCGATGGCGGCGGCGGTACGGTCGATTCGGGCACGATCAACGCGACACCCGTCCTGACCAGCTTGAATTGCACGATTTCTTCCGGCTTCGGCCAGTGCCCGATGTTGTACGACGTGTTCACGATTTCGATCGCGGGCACGGACTACGATTTCCTTCACGCCATAAATCCGATCGTCGATCCTCCGCTTCCAGAGCCGAGCGCCGCACTCCTCCTGGTGCTGGTACTCGCCGGGGGCGCGATTGCACGGCGCAGCAGATAA
- a CDS encoding CDP-alcohol phosphatidyltransferase family protein yields the protein MIDNAFRGILPRFARPLTRLYAKLNLTPNGVSVIAFALGCLAALCVAQGWALAAVALWWVGRLADGTDGIYARETGQASSFGAYFDIVLDMAAYGIMIVGFAFLHPELQTNWLLIQFLYVLCIASALALGMQEAALDLQPRDDRGLRLGAGLAEGGETGIAYTAFLFFPQHVEALSQFWILVLSITVIARTLLARRQLAS from the coding sequence GTGATCGATAACGCCTTCCGCGGCATTCTGCCTCGTTTTGCGCGCCCTCTTACGCGTCTGTACGCGAAGCTGAACCTCACGCCCAATGGCGTCAGTGTGATCGCGTTCGCCTTGGGTTGTCTCGCGGCTCTGTGCGTCGCACAGGGTTGGGCTCTGGCCGCCGTGGCGCTGTGGTGGGTCGGTCGTCTGGCAGACGGAACCGACGGGATCTACGCGCGCGAAACGGGCCAGGCCAGTTCCTTCGGAGCGTACTTCGACATCGTTCTCGACATGGCGGCCTACGGCATCATGATCGTCGGTTTCGCCTTTCTTCACCCCGAATTGCAGACGAATTGGTTGTTGATCCAGTTCCTGTACGTGCTTTGCATTGCCAGTGCGCTCGCGCTGGGCATGCAGGAAGCGGCCCTGGATCTACAACCCCGCGACGATCGCGGTCTGCGCCTGGGGGCCGGTCTGGCCGAAGGCGGAGAAACGGGAATTGCCTACACCGCTTTCTTGTTTTTCCCACAACACGTGGAGGCTCTCAGTCAGTTCTGGATCCTCGTACTTTCGATCACCGTGATCGCCCGAACCCTGCTCGCCCGACGCCAGCTCGCTTCCTAG
- a CDS encoding copper chaperone PCu(A)C: MSGSCRTGILSAFVAITLISSLACVSPQAGILVAKAWSRETVGSGGAGIVYLTIENRGTHTERIVSLSTPVAAQASVHETVHSGGMVEMNSRPDLEIPPGSHVSFEPGGLHVMLMGLHAPLARGSRFPLTIQFERAGSIQVEVQTGSIGAAGHPDASDANDR; this comes from the coding sequence ATGAGCGGGTCTTGCAGGACCGGGATCTTGTCGGCTTTCGTCGCGATCACACTGATTTCATCGCTGGCCTGTGTTTCTCCTCAGGCCGGGATCCTGGTTGCGAAGGCCTGGTCGCGCGAGACGGTAGGCAGCGGCGGTGCGGGTATCGTCTATCTGACGATCGAAAATCGGGGCACGCATACCGAGCGAATTGTGTCTCTGTCGACGCCGGTCGCCGCTCAGGCTTCGGTGCACGAGACGGTTCACAGCGGCGGAATGGTGGAAATGAACTCCCGTCCGGACCTGGAGATTCCACCGGGGTCGCACGTTTCGTTTGAGCCGGGTGGGTTGCACGTCATGCTCATGGGACTTCACGCTCCACTCGCACGCGGCAGTCGCTTTCCGCTCACGATCCAGTTCGAACGAGCGGGTTCGATCCAGGTTGAGGTTCAAACAGGGAGTATCGGAGCTGCGGGCCATCCCGATGCGTCCGACGCGAACGATCGCTAA
- a CDS encoding TCR/Tet family MFS transporter, protein MSQPRAGTKSMIFILITVFVDTLGFGVIIPVVPDLIQDLTGEGIGAAARYGGWLMFVFALMQFVFAPVLGNLSDRFGRRPVLLLSLLALGANYLLMGFAPTIGWLFAGRILAGGFAATHATANAYVVDISERDKRAKNFGLIGAIWGIGFTLGPVVGGLLGEFGPRVPFFAAAGLALLNTLYGLFVLPETLAPEQRRPFSLARANVFGAARQLRRYGGITALFASFMLYALAHDSLPATWSYCGIEKFGWTPADIGYSLGVVGLAVMFVQAGLIGPIVARFGERRTAFFGFASMAIGYMGFAYAPTTSMLYVFVIPFALGGVAMPALRSIMTSRVPEDAQGELAGAISGIMSIMAIPAPIFMTQLFDIFTAETAVFYFPGASFLAAGLLMLGAAAIVSGVLRGSDEAPNGTSEAPHTT, encoded by the coding sequence ATGAGCCAACCCCGAGCCGGCACGAAGTCGATGATCTTCATCCTGATCACGGTCTTCGTGGATACGCTCGGCTTCGGTGTGATCATTCCGGTGGTTCCGGATCTGATTCAGGACCTGACGGGCGAGGGGATTGGAGCGGCCGCGCGGTACGGCGGTTGGCTGATGTTCGTTTTCGCCCTCATGCAGTTCGTGTTTGCTCCAGTGCTGGGCAATCTCTCGGACCGTTTCGGTCGCCGACCGGTCCTGCTCCTATCGCTTCTGGCTCTGGGCGCGAATTACCTGCTGATGGGTTTCGCACCGACGATCGGCTGGCTGTTCGCGGGACGAATCCTGGCCGGGGGCTTCGCCGCGACCCACGCCACGGCCAATGCCTACGTGGTCGACATCAGTGAACGAGACAAGCGGGCCAAGAATTTCGGCCTGATCGGTGCGATCTGGGGCATAGGCTTCACTCTCGGCCCTGTGGTCGGGGGTCTGCTCGGAGAGTTCGGTCCACGAGTTCCATTCTTTGCTGCGGCGGGGCTCGCTCTGCTCAACACACTGTACGGCCTGTTCGTCTTGCCCGAGACGCTCGCGCCGGAGCAGCGCCGACCTTTCTCACTGGCGCGCGCCAATGTATTCGGTGCCGCGCGACAACTGCGCCGCTACGGCGGGATAACCGCGCTATTTGCATCGTTCATGCTCTACGCACTTGCCCACGACTCACTACCCGCAACCTGGTCGTATTGCGGTATCGAGAAGTTCGGCTGGACGCCCGCCGACATCGGCTATTCCCTGGGAGTGGTCGGCCTTGCCGTCATGTTCGTGCAGGCGGGACTGATCGGTCCGATCGTCGCGCGCTTCGGCGAGCGCCGCACCGCATTTTTCGGCTTCGCATCCATGGCCATCGGCTATATGGGTTTCGCCTATGCTCCTACGACTTCGATGCTCTACGTGTTCGTTATTCCGTTCGCGTTGGGGGGAGTGGCCATGCCCGCCTTGCGCAGCATCATGACCAGCAGGGTTCCAGAGGATGCGCAAGGCGAACTGGCCGGTGCGATCTCGGGCATCATGAGCATCATGGCAATACCCGCGCCGATCTTCATGACCCAGCTCTTCGACATCTTTACCGCCGAGACGGCAGTCTTCTACTTTCCCGGCGCGAGCTTTCTTGCGGCGGGCTTGTTGATGCTGGGTGCCGCGGCAATTGTGTCCGGTGTCTTGCGCGGGAGCGACGAAGCGCCCAATGGAACGAGCGAAGCACCGCACACGACCTGA
- a CDS encoding glutathione S-transferase family protein, whose protein sequence is MAVSISRPARPFGKEARLSLPIKILGAPGSPYSRKLRSVLRYRRIPHVWIQRGSKHQGHVPKTPVSLIPILVFPGSDGSYSEAAIDTTPLIRRLEGEYKERSVIPPDPALAFIDALIEDYADEWLTKCMFHYRWAFSQDVEYASRVLPYWHRFDLNDEEIRPMAKQFADRQVERLWVVGSNETTGPVIEQSYKRLLKLLSERLEESAFVLGDRPSSCDFGLFGQLTQLIQVDPTPLAVARAKFHRVVAWLDLVEDLSGLEADESDWTSRDAISDRLRALLGELGRVYTPFLLANARALETGAEKVECEIDGRPWIQKPFPYQGKCLVELRKHYAGLQTSDRAIVDKILAGTGCEPLIS, encoded by the coding sequence ATGGCTGTCAGTATTTCCCGACCGGCTAGGCCGTTCGGAAAGGAGGCCAGATTGTCACTCCCCATCAAGATCCTCGGTGCCCCGGGTTCGCCGTACAGTCGCAAGCTGCGTTCGGTGTTGCGCTACCGTCGCATTCCCCACGTCTGGATTCAGCGCGGCTCGAAGCACCAGGGCCACGTTCCAAAGACTCCGGTTTCTCTCATTCCCATCCTGGTGTTTCCGGGTTCGGACGGTTCGTACAGTGAAGCCGCAATCGATACCACGCCGTTGATTCGGCGTCTCGAAGGTGAGTACAAGGAGCGCTCGGTCATCCCGCCAGACCCCGCACTCGCGTTCATCGATGCGCTGATCGAGGACTACGCCGATGAGTGGCTCACGAAGTGCATGTTTCACTACCGCTGGGCCTTCTCGCAGGATGTGGAGTACGCCAGTCGCGTACTGCCGTACTGGCATAGATTCGATCTGAACGACGAAGAGATTCGGCCGATGGCGAAGCAGTTCGCAGACCGCCAGGTCGAGCGACTCTGGGTCGTCGGTTCGAACGAGACGACCGGCCCGGTCATCGAGCAGAGTTACAAGCGCCTGTTGAAGCTCCTGTCCGAGCGACTCGAAGAGTCGGCCTTCGTGCTCGGCGACCGCCCGTCTTCGTGCGATTTCGGACTCTTCGGCCAGTTGACCCAGTTGATCCAGGTCGACCCCACACCGCTGGCGGTCGCGCGCGCGAAATTCCACCGCGTCGTGGCCTGGCTCGATCTCGTAGAGGATCTCTCAGGCCTGGAAGCGGATGAATCGGACTGGACGTCTCGCGATGCAATCAGCGATCGGCTACGCGCGCTCCTCGGCGAGTTGGGTCGCGTCTACACCCCGTTCCTTCTGGCGAACGCCAGGGCACTCGAGACGGGCGCCGAAAAGGTCGAATGTGAGATCGACGGACGTCCCTGGATACAGAAACCCTTCCCTTATCAGGGGAAGTGTCTCGTCGAGTTGCGCAAGCACTACGCCGGACTCCAGACCAGCGACCGGGCCATCGTCGACAAGATCCTGGCAGGAACCGGCTGCGAGCCGCTGATCAGCTAG